The following proteins are encoded in a genomic region of Flavobacteriales bacterium:
- the yidC gene encoding membrane protein insertase YidC, with protein sequence MDKNSITGVILIVLIVVGYNALFPPVVEVETPEKETTTVVVEEEIVQEETENIVFSDTTAQNESYQRAFGVFAPSATGSDEDVVIENDLIKLSISPKGGRIVSAILKDYQTTDSLPLNLVDRDSSAFNITFFSEGNRIINTQDLYFQSIDKTENSVAMRMMASNGGYLEYVYQLNAGDYMMDFKVNTVDLDDIIPSNRNDLELKWSVNLPSTEKSIENERMYSTVYFKYLNDEVDYLSETKDDEESLSGKAQWIGLKHQFFSSVLISNDGFEKPISVKTTTKEGSTQFVKNLEVEASLAYNHNSKESIPLQFYFGPNHYETLSSYNMDLERMIPLGWGIFRWVNKYAVIPIFNWLDNSITNYGIIILIMTFIIKMALAPFTLKAYKSQAKMKVLKPEIDKINEKHKDKDPMKAQQATMALYKKAGVNPLGGCVPMLLQMPILFALFRFFPASIELRQKSFLWATDLSTYDSVLDLPFEIPFYGDHVSLFTLLMTISTLLYTRMNSQMSGPQMAQMKWMMYLMPIMFLGFFNNYASGLSYYYFLANMVTFGQQFVMRKYFIDETAILAQIESNKKKPVKKSKFQKRLEDMAKKQQEAANKRK encoded by the coding sequence ATGGACAAAAATTCCATAACAGGCGTCATTTTAATTGTATTAATAGTAGTTGGCTACAACGCCCTATTTCCACCAGTAGTAGAAGTAGAAACTCCAGAAAAAGAAACTACAACCGTTGTTGTAGAAGAAGAAATAGTACAAGAAGAAACAGAAAACATAGTATTTTCTGACACTACAGCACAAAACGAATCGTACCAAAGAGCATTTGGCGTTTTCGCACCATCGGCGACAGGTAGCGATGAAGACGTTGTTATTGAAAACGATTTAATCAAACTTTCTATTTCACCAAAAGGGGGTAGAATAGTATCTGCTATTTTGAAAGACTACCAAACTACAGATTCGCTACCGCTAAACCTTGTAGACAGGGATTCTTCAGCATTTAATATTACCTTCTTTTCAGAAGGCAATAGAATTATTAATACTCAAGATTTATATTTTCAATCGATTGACAAGACTGAAAATTCTGTAGCCATGAGGATGATGGCTTCTAATGGCGGCTATCTGGAGTATGTATATCAGCTTAATGCTGGCGATTACATGATGGACTTTAAAGTCAACACCGTTGATTTGGACGATATCATCCCGTCTAATCGTAATGATTTAGAATTGAAATGGTCTGTTAATTTACCTAGTACTGAAAAGAGTATTGAAAATGAAAGAATGTATTCTACTGTTTACTTTAAGTACCTCAACGATGAAGTAGACTACCTTTCTGAAACAAAAGACGATGAAGAAAGTCTAAGTGGCAAAGCTCAATGGATAGGATTAAAGCACCAGTTTTTTAGCTCTGTGCTTATCAGCAATGACGGCTTTGAGAAACCAATATCAGTAAAAACAACTACTAAAGAAGGTTCAACGCAATTTGTCAAAAACTTAGAAGTTGAAGCCTCACTCGCTTACAACCACAATTCAAAAGAAAGTATTCCTTTACAATTCTATTTTGGACCTAACCATTATGAAACTCTTTCTTCATACAATATGGATTTGGAAAGAATGATACCTCTAGGGTGGGGGATTTTCAGATGGGTAAATAAGTACGCTGTAATTCCTATTTTCAATTGGTTAGACAACAGTATTACCAACTACGGAATTATCATTTTAATAATGACATTCATAATTAAGATGGCCTTAGCACCCTTTACTTTAAAGGCATACAAGTCGCAAGCGAAAATGAAGGTCTTGAAGCCTGAAATTGATAAAATCAATGAAAAACACAAGGACAAAGACCCTATGAAAGCACAACAAGCGACTATGGCTCTTTATAAAAAAGCTGGAGTAAATCCTCTGGGTGGTTGTGTACCTATGCTTTTGCAGATGCCTATACTTTTCGCCCTATTCCGTTTCTTTCCAGCAAGTATTGAACTTCGTCAAAAGTCTTTTCTATGGGCTACGGACTTATCCACTTATGATTCCGTATTAGATTTGCCATTCGAGATTCCATTCTATGGCGATCACGTCAGTTTGTTTACACTACTGATGACTATATCTACACTGCTATACACTAGAATGAATAGCCAAATGAGTGGGCCACAAATGGCACAAATGAAATGGATGATGTACCTCATGCCAATTATGTTCTTAGGCTTCTTTAACAACTATGCCTCTGGATTGAGCTATTACTACTTCTTGGCTAATATGGTTACTTTCGGACAGCAATTCGTAATGAGAAAATACTTCATTGACGAAACAGCTATTTTAGCTCAGATTGAAAGCAATAAGAAAAAACCTGTTAAGAAATCTAAATTCCAAAAACGATTGGAAGACATGGCTAAAAAACAACAGGAAGCAGCCAATAAAAGAAAATAA
- a CDS encoding menaquinone biosynthesis protein, which produces MKVCSVSYLNSIPFVFGLENSEIGVDLSLDIPSRCAEKLQQDEVDLALVPVAIIPTLENPSVVSPFCISSDGAVQTVCLFSEVPLDQIDTILLDYHSRTSNALVQLLCKHFWKIQAHFIDSTSDFEKDIKGTTAGVIIGDRAYDYRNRFSHIYDLSEEWKTFTGLPFVFACWVSNKPMASSFEKLFSEALKFGISNMELALSEKSDSFDTQIDKMNYLTEVISYDLTEEKRKSMKMFLDFIS; this is translated from the coding sequence TTGAAAGTCTGTTCAGTTTCGTATTTAAATAGCATACCCTTTGTTTTTGGATTAGAAAACAGTGAGATAGGGGTTGATTTATCTTTGGATATTCCTTCTAGATGTGCTGAAAAACTACAGCAAGACGAGGTAGATTTAGCTTTAGTGCCAGTTGCTATTATTCCTACTTTAGAAAACCCTAGCGTTGTTAGTCCCTTCTGTATTTCTTCTGACGGGGCCGTTCAGACCGTCTGTCTATTCAGTGAGGTGCCCCTAGACCAAATAGATACTATTTTATTGGATTATCATTCTAGAACCTCTAATGCATTAGTTCAATTGCTATGCAAACATTTCTGGAAGATACAAGCCCATTTCATAGATTCTACTTCAGATTTTGAAAAGGATATTAAAGGAACTACGGCAGGAGTTATTATCGGTGATAGAGCTTACGATTATAGAAATAGATTCTCTCACATTTACGATTTGTCCGAAGAATGGAAAACATTTACAGGCTTGCCTTTTGTTTTTGCGTGTTGGGTAAGCAATAAGCCTATGGCTAGTTCGTTCGAAAAACTATTTTCAGAAGCGCTTAAATTTGGCATTTCTAATATGGAGTTAGCCTTATCCGAAAAGTCGGATTCTTTTGACACTCAAATTGATAAAATGAATTATCTCACCGAAGTTATCAGTTACGATTTGACTGAAGAGAAAAGAAAATCGATGAAGATGTTTTTAGATTTTATCTCCTAG
- a CDS encoding DUF456 domain-containing protein, protein MTSLLIIICAILLVVGLLGCFIPIIPGPPLSYIALLILSAFTDYQCSDEFLWQWAGIVVVVTIADFWLQIYGVKKFGGTKKAVNGTMIGLLLGIITPIPFGFVVGPFVGALVGAYIDEKDDFIKVIKIASGALIGFIGGLVLKLVVCIYLIREFYLTIQPHFESLFSFVFK, encoded by the coding sequence ATGACTAGTTTACTAATCATCATATGTGCAATTCTTTTAGTTGTGGGCTTGTTAGGCTGTTTTATCCCTATAATTCCCGGCCCACCACTTTCATACATAGCTTTACTTATACTGTCAGCTTTTACCGACTACCAATGTTCTGATGAATTTTTATGGCAATGGGCTGGTATTGTCGTTGTTGTTACTATTGCTGATTTCTGGTTGCAGATTTATGGTGTTAAAAAATTTGGTGGCACAAAGAAAGCCGTTAATGGCACTATGATAGGCTTGTTGCTAGGTATCATTACTCCAATACCATTTGGCTTTGTTGTTGGTCCTTTTGTGGGGGCTTTAGTAGGCGCTTATATTGATGAAAAGGACGATTTTATAAAGGTCATTAAAATTGCATCTGGGGCACTAATCGGTTTTATTGGCGGATTGGTACTGAAGTTAGTGGTCTGCATTTACCTTATTCGAGAATTTTATTTAACTATACAACCTCATTTTGAAAGTCTGTTCAGTTTCGTATTTAAATAG
- a CDS encoding T9SS type A sorting domain-containing protein — protein sequence MKKVLFIFSLLSFFTANAQFNFTDDFESYNVGDFIGETDTVWVVWPAAGTEDVQVTDANAFSGSNSLYLSSSAATGGGPEDIVLEFGELFDEGDFNFTSNFYVNNNMGGYFNFQADTEIGETWAMDCFLNNDGTIQFSTGGGETVFLESTYPFDTWFNIEMNINLTLNQWEVMIDNQFIGTFENTINQVASLNLYPLSGNQYYLDDVSVSHEPFNPVGINAILSSLDLPTYVQFPADVDIMGTVLNYGAETINSMDIVWTDGTNTYTDNVSGLSLETLDTYNFTHPDQLSFTDADTANLTVSIENVNASADVDDTNNSMNATVFAVEFVTQKTPLFEHFTSNTCGPCASFNPGFQNLLDANDVNVIDQAKVTCIKYQVNWPGSGDQAFNSDVGTRVQYYEVSGVPSAHIDGKSTSSSQAEIDQHRNMPCFLEITGTAVATDGTDLAVDVTVKSHFDYPNSTIHVAIVEDEYNNTAGTNGETEFFQVMRKMLPSADGTSADLSSGNTSTLSENVTVAVGNVTQNSFRIWEDLGNCVVVVFVVDQDTKQVLHSKVIEITGNTTVTPTWSCEPTGCIDPGTGEGEFSSLADCEADCVSDIEFWNAIDVQLMPNPARDNFSIELNASSQNVSVSVYSITGQIVSEFNYGTLKGKQIIPMNISSLQAGIYTVKIQMNNEVSTHQLIKQ from the coding sequence ATGAAAAAAGTTCTATTTATTTTTAGTTTACTTTCATTTTTCACAGCAAATGCACAATTCAACTTTACCGATGATTTTGAAAGCTACAATGTAGGCGACTTCATTGGAGAAACTGACACCGTTTGGGTGGTTTGGCCTGCAGCAGGCACAGAAGATGTACAAGTAACAGATGCCAACGCTTTCAGTGGCTCAAACTCTTTATATCTATCTTCTTCAGCCGCAACAGGCGGAGGACCTGAAGATATCGTTCTTGAATTTGGAGAATTATTCGATGAAGGTGACTTCAACTTTACATCTAACTTTTATGTCAATAATAATATGGGTGGCTACTTCAATTTTCAAGCAGATACCGAAATTGGGGAAACATGGGCAATGGACTGTTTTTTGAATAATGATGGTACTATACAATTTTCAACTGGTGGTGGCGAAACCGTATTTTTAGAAAGCACCTATCCTTTTGACACTTGGTTCAATATTGAAATGAATATTAACCTAACCCTAAATCAATGGGAAGTGATGATAGACAATCAGTTTATAGGAACTTTTGAAAACACTATAAATCAAGTGGCTTCTCTCAATCTATACCCACTTAGTGGTAACCAATACTATTTAGATGATGTGTCTGTATCTCATGAACCATTTAACCCTGTAGGAATCAACGCTATTCTTTCAAGCTTAGATCTACCGACATATGTGCAGTTTCCTGCAGATGTTGATATTATGGGGACAGTATTAAACTATGGAGCTGAAACAATTAACTCTATGGATATCGTTTGGACAGACGGCACCAACACCTATACCGATAATGTCTCTGGCCTATCATTGGAAACATTAGACACTTACAATTTCACTCATCCTGATCAATTATCATTTACTGATGCTGATACAGCAAACCTAACCGTTAGCATTGAAAACGTTAATGCTAGTGCTGATGTTGATGACACTAACAATAGTATGAACGCTACAGTTTTTGCCGTAGAATTTGTAACTCAGAAAACACCTCTTTTTGAGCATTTCACAAGTAACACCTGTGGGCCGTGCGCTTCTTTTAATCCTGGCTTTCAAAACCTACTAGATGCTAATGATGTTAATGTTATTGACCAAGCCAAAGTTACGTGTATCAAATACCAAGTGAATTGGCCTGGATCAGGTGATCAAGCTTTTAATTCAGATGTTGGTACACGAGTACAGTATTATGAAGTATCAGGTGTACCGTCAGCACATATTGATGGGAAATCTACATCTTCCTCACAAGCAGAAATAGACCAACATAGAAACATGCCATGCTTCCTTGAGATTACAGGAACAGCTGTTGCTACAGATGGTACAGATTTAGCAGTTGATGTAACTGTTAAATCTCATTTCGATTATCCAAACTCAACTATTCATGTCGCTATTGTTGAAGATGAATACAACAATACTGCAGGAACTAATGGCGAAACTGAATTTTTTCAGGTCATGCGAAAAATGTTACCATCGGCAGACGGTACAAGTGCTGACCTAAGCAGTGGTAATACTTCTACCCTTTCAGAAAATGTTACAGTAGCGGTGGGTAATGTCACTCAAAACTCATTCAGAATATGGGAAGATTTGGGTAATTGCGTAGTCGTGGTATTCGTTGTTGATCAAGATACTAAGCAAGTATTACATTCTAAAGTTATTGAGATAACAGGGAATACTACTGTTACCCCAACTTGGTCCTGTGAACCTACAGGCTGTATTGATCCTGGAACTGGAGAGGGTGAATTCAGCTCTCTAGCGGACTGCGAGGCAGACTGTGTTTCAGACATCGAATTTTGGAATGCAATAGATGTACAGCTAATGCCAAACCCAGCAAGAGATAATTTCTCTATCGAACTGAATGCTTCTTCTCAGAATGTAAGCGTTAGCGTATATTCTATAACTGGACAAATAGTTAGTGAATTTAATTACGGTACTCTTAAGGGCAAACAAATTATCCCTATGAATATTAGCTCATTACAAGCGGGTATCTATACTGTTAAAATTCAAATGAATAACGAAGTATCAACACATCAGTTGATAAAACAATAA
- the purB gene encoding adenylosuccinate lyase translates to MSLSALNAISPIDGRYHSKTKELSAYYSESALIKYRLQVEVEYFIALCELPLPQLEKFNTDLFGSLRKVYLNFNDEDAQKIKDIEAITNHDVKAVEYFLKEQFDKLNISEYKEFIHFALTSQDINNTATPLLIKESVEDIFLPSYLELVEKLIELKDEWANIPLLARTHGQAASPTLLGKEVMVFIERLERQMGLLNMVPFSAKFGGATGNFNAHHIAYPEVDWVAFSNDFVEDTLGLDRSQVTTQIEHYDNLAALFDNFKRINTILIDLSRDIWTYISMNYFKQKIKEGEVGSSAMPHKVNPIDFENAEGNLGIANAIFEHLSAKLPISRLQRDLTDSTVLRNVGVPMAHSILGFKSILKGLNKLILNEEAIRADLDDNWAVVAEAIQTILRKEGYPKPYEALKALTRTNGLIEQPTLINFIDTLKVSDELKEYLKSITPFNYTGIEKL, encoded by the coding sequence ATGTCGTTATCCGCTCTAAATGCAATCTCACCAATAGATGGTCGTTACCATTCAAAAACTAAAGAACTTAGTGCATACTACTCTGAGTCTGCACTCATTAAATACAGACTACAAGTAGAAGTAGAATATTTTATTGCTCTTTGTGAATTACCATTGCCTCAATTAGAAAAATTTAATACTGATTTATTTGGCTCATTGAGGAAGGTTTACCTCAATTTCAACGATGAAGATGCCCAAAAAATAAAAGATATTGAAGCTATTACTAACCACGATGTTAAAGCGGTAGAATATTTTCTGAAAGAGCAATTTGATAAACTAAATATCAGTGAGTACAAAGAATTTATACACTTTGCGCTAACCTCACAAGACATTAACAATACAGCGACACCACTGCTTATAAAGGAATCAGTAGAGGATATATTTCTTCCCAGTTATCTGGAGTTAGTCGAAAAGCTAATCGAGTTAAAAGATGAATGGGCTAACATACCCCTGCTGGCAAGGACACATGGTCAGGCGGCATCTCCTACTCTTTTAGGTAAGGAAGTGATGGTATTTATTGAACGACTAGAACGTCAGATGGGTTTATTAAATATGGTTCCATTCTCCGCTAAGTTTGGTGGAGCAACAGGTAATTTCAACGCTCACCACATTGCCTATCCAGAAGTAGATTGGGTAGCTTTTTCTAACGACTTTGTTGAGGATACGCTAGGCTTAGACCGATCACAAGTCACTACTCAAATTGAACACTATGATAACTTAGCAGCTCTTTTTGATAATTTCAAACGAATAAATACTATCCTCATTGATTTAAGTCGTGATATATGGACTTATATATCGATGAATTACTTCAAGCAAAAAATTAAAGAAGGCGAAGTAGGTTCATCTGCTATGCCCCACAAAGTAAACCCCATAGATTTTGAAAATGCCGAAGGTAATCTAGGTATAGCAAATGCTATTTTCGAACACCTATCTGCTAAACTGCCTATCTCTAGACTTCAAAGGGATTTAACAGACTCCACTGTTTTGAGAAATGTAGGCGTACCTATGGCTCACTCTATTTTAGGCTTTAAATCCATATTAAAAGGGTTGAATAAATTGATTCTTAATGAAGAGGCTATTCGTGCAGACTTAGACGACAATTGGGCAGTAGTAGCAGAAGCTATTCAAACCATTCTGAGAAAAGAAGGTTATCCCAAACCATATGAGGCTCTAAAGGCATTGACCAGAACTAACGGATTGATAGAACAACCTACACTGATTAACTTTATTGATACTTTAAAAGTAAGTGATGAATTGAAAGAGTACTTGAAAAGCATTACCCCTTTCAACTATACGGGTATAGAAAAACTTTAA